The window TTCTGGAGAAGCATGATATGGATAAAATTTTGAGATCAAAAAAATTTGACTGCGATCATAGCCTTTGATTGCTTCACCAATTAATTTTTCACTTTTTCCTTCACCATACATTTCTGCAGTGTCAATTACCTTAATTCCATTATCTAAACCATAGCGAAGCGCCGCTAATTCGTCTTTTTTCTTAGAAGCGTCTTCGCCAATTCCCCAAGTTCCCATGCCTAAACCTGACAAGTTATTTTCTTGAAAACTCTTCTCCATCTCTTCTCACCTCATCTAAATTTTACCGCAGAAAAAAACAAATTTAAAAATGTTAGCGGTTTAAGTTGACTAGACCAATTTTATATTTTATAATGGACTAGACCAATGAATGAGGAGGTACACATAATTATGAAAATCATCGTAACTAAAGATAATATTGAAGGCGGCACTAAGGCATTTGAAATTATTAAAAAGGGAATGGAAAACGGCGACAAAGTTTTAGGCCTTGCAACTGGTTCTTCCCCAATTCCAATGTATGACGATATGTGCGACAGCGACTTAGACTTCTCTGACATGACAAGTATTAACTTAGATGAATACTACGGCTTAAAACCAGATAATGATCAAAGCTATCACTACTTCATGCAAAAACACTTATTCGATAAGAAGCCTTTCAAGCATTCATATATTCCAAATGGAATGGCAAAAGATATTGACGAAGAAGTTGACCGTTATAACGACATTATTGCTGCTAACCCAATTGACATCCAAATTTTAGGTATTGGTAGAAACGGACACATTGCCTTTAACGAACCAGGTACTCCATTTGGCAGCTTAACTCACAAGGTTCAATTAACTGAAAGTACTATTAAGGCAAATTCACGCTTCTTTGACAATGAAGACGAAGTTCCTCGCCAAGCTATTTGTATGGGAATTAAGTCAATTATGCAAAGTAAGAAGATTGTTTTACTAGCCTTTGGCGAATCAAAGCAAGATGCAGTTAAAGCATTAGTTGAAGGTCCAGTTACTGAAGAAGTTCCTGCATCTATTTTGCAAGATCACCCAGATGTAACAGTTATTTGTGACGAAGTAGCTGCAGCAAAACTTGATCCAAAATACAGAAAATAATCCTCATTTAAGACTATTTACTTTGACGAATTAATCTTTTAGATTAGTTCGTCTTTTCTTTTTGCACTTTTTTGATGTGTTCTCTTGACTTTTTTCTTTTA of the Lactobacillus gasseri ATCC 33323 = JCM 1131 genome contains:
- the nagB gene encoding glucosamine-6-phosphate deaminase; translation: MKIIVTKDNIEGGTKAFEIIKKGMENGDKVLGLATGSSPIPMYDDMCDSDLDFSDMTSINLDEYYGLKPDNDQSYHYFMQKHLFDKKPFKHSYIPNGMAKDIDEEVDRYNDIIAANPIDIQILGIGRNGHIAFNEPGTPFGSLTHKVQLTESTIKANSRFFDNEDEVPRQAICMGIKSIMQSKKIVLLAFGESKQDAVKALVEGPVTEEVPASILQDHPDVTVICDEVAAAKLDPKYRK